CTGCCGCCAGTGTGTATTCACGGTGACAGAACGTCAACGGGGGTTATTCGAGTAATTTCGAATCGCTTCGATACCTGACCTCAGGGCGCTGGCAATTTCCCGCGCAAACATGTGGTGACCCCCTGTTCCAACCGCACCCGCCGGTTTCCGTCCGGCATACGGACGAGCAGCGGACCGCCCCGCGCCGAGCGCAGCCGCACCGCCACCCTCCCCCGGCCCCACTCCAGCCGCTCCACCACCACGCCGCCGCGTGCGCGCAGTCCTTCGACGACGCCCGACGGCCACGCCCGGGGCAGCGCGGGCAGCACCTCCAGCCTCCCCTGCGCCGATCCGAGCAGCATCGCCGCCACCAGGGCGGGGAAGCCCCCGCCGATGTCCACGTTGAGGATCCGCCCCCGGTTGTGCGTGGGCACCATGGTCGGCCGCCAGTACCGCTCGGCCAGCAGCGATACCGCCTCGTGGGCCTCCTCGGCCAACCCCAGCGACGCCGCGGCCAGGCCCAGCTGCACCAGCCCGAAGGCCATCTCGTCCGCCTCCTGGCCGCGCCACCAGGCCAACCGGGCGCGTACCGTCCGGGCGGCGGCCCCGGCCAGCCGCGGGTCCGCGAAGGCGGGGTCCCGCTCGTACCAGAGCGGGTACAGGTGGGAGGCGTGCCGGTGTGCGTGCCGGTCGGTCTGGGCCACCGGGCCCGCCGCCGTGGCCCACTCGGCCAGCTCCCCGGCCGCGTTGACCCGGTAGCCGGGGAGCCGGGCGGCCAGCCGGACCCACCTGCGGGCGCCGGGCACCCCCAGCTCCCGGTGCGCGCGCACGAGGTTGCGCGCCAGGTCGCGGACGGCGGCGACGTCCATCGTCGCGTTGACGCAGGCCTGCCCGTCCCCGTCCGCCGGGGTGTTCTCCGGCGAGTAGGACGGGGAGAAACCCTCCTCGCAGAGGAAGCCCTCGTAGAACTCGGCCGCTTCGGTGAGGAAGGGCAGGGCCCGATCGCGCAGGAAACCGCGGTCCAGGGTGTAGGAGTAGTGGTCCCAGTACAGGCGCGCCATCCAGGCGCCCCCCGCGGTCCAGCAGGTCAGGCACCACTCGGGGCCGAAGTGGTTGTGGCGGCCCCGGGTGGAGGCGTGCGCGGGCACGAGGATCCCCTCGCACCCGTACAGGCGCCTGGCGTTCTCCCGCAGGTCGTCGGCGAACGCGTCCATCAGGTCGAACAGGGGGGTCATGAGCTCCGGGGTGCCGGTGGGGTGCAGACCGGCCAGGGCCGAGGGCAGGTTGCCGTCGAAGGTGTACCCCGAACGCCAGGGCGGGTCGTAGGTTCCGCTCCACACCCCCTGCGGGGCACACGGCAGATGGGAACGCGCGGCTGGTCATCGAGCAGACCGTTGAACTGCCCGAGTACGGGCGGGGTGTCCGTGTCAACGGACAGGGCGGTGAGCGGTGATGACGGAGCCCCGTTGGTCGCGGTGGATCACCATCGCCGCCGTGCTGATGCTCGCGGGTATCGCGGCGGTGGTGTCGTACTCGCACATGTACGAACTCGCCTTGCGCCACGGCGAGCCGGAGTGGCGTGCCGCTCTGTTCCCGCTGTCGGTGGACGGCATGATCGTCGGCGCGTCCATGACGCTGCTGAGCGATGCCCGCCACGGCCGCAAGGGCGGTCTCCTGCCCTGGACCCTGCTGATCATCGGGTCGGCCGCGTCGTTGGCGGCGAACGTTGCCGTGGCCGACCCCACGATGTGGTCGCGGATCATCCACGCATGGCCGAGCTTCGCGCTGATCGGTGCGTACGAACTGCTCATGCGCGAGTTCCGCACGGCGGCCAGGAGCGTACGCACTGCTGACGCAGAGCGTACACACGAACATCCGGCTCCTCTCCCCGAGGGCGAACAGGCGGACGATCCGGGGCTGTACGTCGTCCGCGAGCAGCACACGGACGCAGCGAACGGAACTTCATCGACTCGCGCTATGCCCGCTGAACTCCAGGTGCGTGCCTGGCAGTGGGCTCTGGAACATCAGGGCGAGCACGGCTCGTTGCCCACGGGCGAGCAGATCGCGTCCGCTTTCGGTCGAAGGCCGAGGTGGGGGAGGCTGGTCAGCCAGTGGGGACGCCAGGGGCGGTTCGATGACGCTCTGCTGAGCCTCGGAGACCGAAGAGGCGAATCCGAGCTCAGCGTTGACGATCGAGAAGCTGTGAGCACCACCGTGTCAAGGTAGGCCAGGTGTACCAGCGAAGACGGGCCGACGCGGGGTCTGCGGAGCGGTTTGAGCTTTCTCTGTGGCGAGGTGCGTACGCTACGCGCATGGTGCGTCTTTACAGTTCTTTCCTCTGTCTTGGATCTGAGGGAGGATGCAACCACCAAGGTTCTCGAGTGCAGTTGTCGCTGCGAGCCTTGCATCTGAAAAGTCTGTGTCCTCTGCTAGTGCTTTGCTTGGCAGGCAGGGGTCGGCAACGGTCCTGTGCAACAGACTCGATTGAAGCTTGTCCGCTTGGTTGGGAACCGGAAGTGGTCAGAGAAACCCGGGGCGGTACCGAACGGACTATGGGGGTCTCCCTCCCGAATGTCCGGATTGCTGCTCTGTGTTTGTTGATATGGAGAGGTCGTTTTCCCACTTCGCGGGCCGTGGCGGTCACCCTGTGGCGGTCGCCCTCCGGGGCGACCGAGGATCGCAACGTCCACGGTGACCGCGTCGTTGACGCGCATCCGCCGTGGCGGTCGCCCTCCGGGGCGACCGAGGATCGCAACCAGGACCTCTACGGCTGGGCGGGGCATCTACGCTGGTGGCGGTCGCCCTCCGGGGCGACCGAGGATCGCAACCCTCCTGCCTGGTGGCGCGGCGCGCGGGGTTCCGGGTGGCGGTCGCCCTCCGGGGCGACCGAGGATCGCAACCGCCTCGGTCGGCGGTACCGGGGCGGGTGCGGCGGGTGGCGGTCGCCCTCCGGGGCGACCGAGGATCGCAACTACCGTGTACACGGTAGAAAGCCCGGAGGGTCCCGTGGCGGTCGCCCTCCGGGGCGACCGAGGATCGCAACCAGTTCCCGGACGCGCGCCACCAGTGCGGGCACGTGTGGCGGTCACCCTCCGGGGCGACCGAGGATCTCGGCACCACCGCCTACCAGATGACTGTGGTGCCCAGGCGGACCTGGTGCGGATGGCGGTGGAGACCTTAGTCCCAGCGGTGGGGGCGGCGTCGACCGGCTGAACGCCGTAGCGCCCGTCGACGATAGGCTGGGATCGCTGCTCCCAGGAGGGCCGACGGCATACGGCGCGGCACCTGACCACACTGAACGCCGGTGCGTCAGATTGTTGTTACGAGGGGTGAACGGTGATATCGGATCAACCAGAACTCGCGCTCGACCGCATCGAGTGCGCCGCTCGCACCCTGGGTGCGGGTGGTCTGGTCGCGTTCCCCACCGAGACCGTGTACGGGCTCGGCGCCGATGCCGAGAACGTCGGCGCTGTGGAGCGTGTCTTCGCGGTGAAGGGGCGGCCCACGACGCATCCGCTGATCGTGCACCTGGGCGGCGCGCATCAGCTCGCCGAGTGGGCGGCCGACGTGCCCGACACGGCGCACCTCATCGCCGAACGCTTCTGGCCGGGTCCGCTGACGCTGGTGCTTCGGCGAGCGGACCGTGTTCCCCGCGCAGTCACCGGTGGCCTCGACACCGTCGCGCTGCGGGTGCCGAACCATCCGGTCGCCTTGGAGACGCTGACGGCTTTCGGCGGCGGGGTGGCGGCTCCGTCGGCCAACCGCTTCGGCGAGGTCAGCCCCACGACGGCCCGTCATGTCCGTGAGGGGTTGGGCGCGGACGTCGACTATGTGCTGGACGGTGGCCCGTGCTCGGTCGGCGTCGAGTCCACCATCGTCGATCTCACGGGTGAGCCGGCGATCCTGCGCCCCGGCGGTGTGAGCCGAGAGGATCTCGAACACGTACTGGGCCGTGCCGTGTCGGTGCGGGCCAAGAGCGCTGTTCGGGTTCCGGGCCAGTTCCCGTCGCACTACGCGCCGCGGGCCCGGGTTCTCCTGGTCGAGCCGGACCGGGTGCTCGACAACGCCGAACTCCTGGTGGGGCGAGGGCGCCGGGTCGGTGTCCTTCTTCCCCCCGAGTTCGCGGGTGACGCCGCTTCGTGTTCCGCGCGACACGTCATCGCGGTACCGGACTCGGCCGCACAGTACGCGCAGCGGCTCTATGAGTTCCTCCACGACTTCGACCGGCACGAATGTGAGGTCATCGTGGCATCGCTTCCCTCCCCGGAGGGGATCGGATCGGCGATCGCGGATCGGCTCGGCCGGGCGGCCGGGCCCCGTGATCAGGCGAGTCGCGACTCCAACCGATTCAACGGTCGTTGAGGGCGGCGACGAGGTCTTCGAGGCGGGCGGCCCGGGAGGCCTTGATCAAAACGAGATCGCCGGGGTGAAGGCCGCGGTGGAGGGCGTCGTGGGCCTGCCGTGCGTCACGGACGGAGACGATGTCGAGGTCGTCGCGTGCGGCGCGGGCGGCGTCGGCGATCAGGGCTGCGTGGTCATCGCCGACCACGACCAGGAGGTCGAGAGCGGCCTGTGCGGCGAGCACGCCCAGGTGGCGATGGGCGTGAGCGGCGTGCTCTCCGAGTTCGGCCATCTCTCCCAGGACCGCGATGCGGCGACGCGCGGTCACCGAGGCCAGCGCGGTGAGTGCGGCCGCCATTGAGTCCGGGTTCGCGTTGTACGCGTCGTGGATGAGGGTGACGCCGTCATCGCGGACGATGGTCTGCATGCGTCCGGCGGATCTGGGTCGCGCGTCGGTCAGAGCTTGGGCGATCATCGCGGTGTCCAGGCCCAGGCCATGAGCGGTCGCCGCGACGGCGAGCGCGTTGCCGATGTGGTGTCGGCCGGTGAGCGAGAGTGTGACGGGCGCGGCGCCCTCGGGGGTGCGCAGGGTGAATTCCGCGCGACCGTCCGGGGTGAGGCGCACGTCGCGGGCGTGCACGCGTGTCGGGCCGGGATGGTGGCTCCACCACAGGGGACGGGCACGGGTTCGGTCCGCCATGGCTGAGACGAGCGGATCGTCGGCGTTGAGGACGGCGAGGCCGCCGTGGTCGGCATCGGGGAGTCCGGCGACCAGTTCGCTCTTGGCCGCGGCGATCCCGGCCTGCCCGTCGGGGTACTGGCCGATGTGGGCGGTGCCGACGTTGAGCACCACGCCTACATGGGGCGTGACCAGGTCGCACAGGTAGCCGAGGTGCCCGCGGCCCCGGGCGCCCATCTCCAGGACGAGGTAGCGCGTGTCGGGGGTGGCGCGCAGGACCGTGAGGGGGAATCCGAGTTCGTTGTTGTACGAACCGTCGGTGGCGGTGACGGGACCGTGGTGCGCCAGCACCTGGGCGGCGAGATCCTTGGTGCTGGTCTTTCCGTTCGATCCGGTGATGCCGATGACGGTCGCCGACAGCTGGCCTGCCACGTGGCGGGCCAGCGCGCCGAGCGCGACGGTGACATCGGCGACCTGGACGGCCGGGGCGGCCACCGGCCGTGAGGCGAGTACCAGCGCCGCGCCTGCGGCGATGGCGGCCGGGGCATGGTCGTGCCCATCGGTGTGCCGACCGGGGACCGCGGCGAACAGGCCCCCGGGGTGGACCCGGCGTGAGTCGATGCTCGCGGGTGCCGTGACCGGCAGCAGGGGGTCGGTGCCAGCGGTCAGGTGGCCTCCGGTGGCCGCGGCGACGGCGGCTGCGGTCAGAGGTATCACGTGGTCGGGCTCCTGCGCGCGAAGGCTCTCGGCTCGTCGGTGTCGACGTCGTCGGCGAGGGCCGGGACCGGGGCCCGCTGTTCGGCGTGTCGGGTGGCCAGTGCGACGCGTGCGTCCGAGTAGGGGTGGGCGGTGGTGGTCACAGGGCCTGGTCAGGGCCGTTGCGGGGACTGATGAGCATGGCCATCAGTTCTCCTATGGCGGTGTCGCGGTCCATCGGATGCCGTAGTGACAACTCGGCGTGGAGCCGGTAGCGGTTGCGGCGCCCTTCGCGCTCTCGTTCCAGGTATCCGGCTTCGACGAGGTCCGCCATGATGCGCTGTGCGGCCCGTTCGGTGATGCCCACCTGCTCGGCGATGTCCCGCAGCCGGGCCTGGGGATCCCGCACCACGCACAGCAGTACGTGGGCGTGGTTGGTGAGGAAGGTCCACTCCTGCATATCCGCCATGGCACCCCGTCCCAGGTAACCCGTATCACGATTTTCAATACGCGCTATTGGTGTCGTACGATCCATGTCGTGTATCGTAACACGCGTCATCAGTGTCGTGCTTGGGAGGTGGGTGTCATGGGTGTCATGGGCGGCGTCGGGATGACGTGTGTGCCGACCCGGGGTGAGCCGACGGCCGACGAGGCTTCGCGGGGTCGGGTGCACCGGTGGCCCCCGTCACCGGACACGGCGATCGGCACCGGCTTGCCGGGCGCCCTCGGGCCGGAACGAGGACGGCCACTGCGCCGCGTGACCAGCGGTGAGCCCGAACGGGTGCGGAGCAGCGGTTTCCACGGGTGCGCTTTGCCCGCACATCCCCCGGAAGCCCTCGCCACCGACGTCACCGCGGCCCCGGCCTCGGGTCGCGCCGCGAAGGGCGCTGAGACGGAAGGTGCGGCCGCGTGACGGGGATGCTGCTGCTGGCCCTGGTAGCCCTTCCCGCCGTCGCTGCGGCGGCCGGATCGATCCGGAACCTGCGTCCCCTGGCTCCCGTGCTGGGCGCGGGCGCCGCACTGTCGGCGACCGCACTGGCCGGGGTCCTGGCCGTTTCGGTGGCCCTCGGCGGGCCGGTGGCGATGGTGCTGGCCGCTCCGGACGGACGTGTCTGGACCGGGTTGGCAGCCGACCACCTCGGGGCGATCGTGCTGTTGCTAGTGTGCGCGATCAGCGCGGTGGTCCAGGTGTTCGCCCTGCGCTACCTGCGCGGCGACCCGGCCGCGGCCGCGTTCGCCATCACGGCCGGGGCGCTGACCGCCGCGACCGCGGCGATGGTGGCCGCGGTCACGCTGGTCACCCTGGCGGTGGCGTGGTCGCTGACCGGTGCCGCCCTGTGGCGACTCGTGGGAATGTACCGACCCGCCCCTTCGGCCATCGACGCCTCCCACCGCACCGCGCGTGTGGTCATCATCGGAGACGTCGCATTGTGGTCCGGGGTGGTTCTCGCGGTCGCCGCCTGGGGCGATCTCGACCTGCGCGACCAGAACGACATAGCCTTCGGCAGCGCGGTGGGCACGGCGGTGGCCTGCTCGCTGGTGATCGCCGCGGCCGCACGGTGTGCGCAGTTGCCTTGGCACCGGTGGCTGTCGGCGACTTTGGCGGCGCCGACCCCGGTCTCGGCGCTGCTGCACGCCGGCGTGGTCAACGCGGGCGGGGTGCTCCTGGTGAAGCTGTCGCCGATCTTCGGTGCAGTCCCGGCGGCGACACACCTGGCGTTCGCCATCGGCGCCGTCAGCGCTGTGGCCGCCACGGCGATCATGCTGACCCGCCCCGACGTCAAGGGCTCGCTGGTGCACTCCACGATCGGGCAGATGGGGTTCATGCTCATGACCTGCGCGCTCGGCCTCTACGCGGCGGCGGTAGTGCACCTGTTGGCGCACGGACTGTTCAAAGCCGCCTTGTTCCTGGGCTCGGGGTCGGCGGTGCAGCGCTACACCCAGCGCATCCTGGCTCCGCCCGCGCCCCGGTGGACCCCCGCGCGTGCGGTGCAGGTGGCCGTCC
This DNA window, taken from Nocardiopsis exhalans, encodes the following:
- a CDS encoding glycosyl hydrolase family 95 catalytic domain-containing protein, translated to MPCAPQGVWSGTYDPPWRSGYTFDGNLPSALAGLHPTGTPELMTPLFDLMDAFADDLRENARRLYGCEGILVPAHASTRGRHNHFGPEWCLTCWTAGGAWMARLYWDHYSYTLDRGFLRDRALPFLTEAAEFYEGFLCEEGFSPSYSPENTPADGDGQACVNATMDVAAVRDLARNLVRAHRELGVPGARRWVRLAARLPGYRVNAAGELAEWATAAGPVAQTDRHAHRHASHLYPLWYERDPAFADPRLAGAAARTVRARLAWWRGQEADEMAFGLVQLGLAAASLGLAEEAHEAVSLLAERYWRPTMVPTHNRGRILNVDIGGGFPALVAAMLLGSAQGRLEVLPALPRAWPSGVVEGLRARGGVVVERLEWGRGRVAVRLRSARGGPLLVRMPDGNRRVRLEQGVTTCLRGKLPAP
- a CDS encoding DUF2637 domain-containing protein, which codes for MTEPRWSRWITIAAVLMLAGIAAVVSYSHMYELALRHGEPEWRAALFPLSVDGMIVGASMTLLSDARHGRKGGLLPWTLLIIGSAASLAANVAVADPTMWSRIIHAWPSFALIGAYELLMREFRTAARSVRTADAERTHEHPAPLPEGEQADDPGLYVVREQHTDAANGTSSTRAMPAELQVRAWQWALEHQGEHGSLPTGEQIASAFGRRPRWGRLVSQWGRQGRFDDALLSLGDRRGESELSVDDREAVSTTVSR
- a CDS encoding L-threonylcarbamoyladenylate synthase, which produces MISDQPELALDRIECAARTLGAGGLVAFPTETVYGLGADAENVGAVERVFAVKGRPTTHPLIVHLGGAHQLAEWAADVPDTAHLIAERFWPGPLTLVLRRADRVPRAVTGGLDTVALRVPNHPVALETLTAFGGGVAAPSANRFGEVSPTTARHVREGLGADVDYVLDGGPCSVGVESTIVDLTGEPAILRPGGVSREDLEHVLGRAVSVRAKSAVRVPGQFPSHYAPRARVLLVEPDRVLDNAELLVGRGRRVGVLLPPEFAGDAASCSARHVIAVPDSAAQYAQRLYEFLHDFDRHECEVIVASLPSPEGIGSAIADRLGRAAGPRDQASRDSNRFNGR
- a CDS encoding UDP-N-acetylmuramoyl-tripeptide--D-alanyl-D-alanine ligase, with protein sequence MIPLTAAAVAAATGGHLTAGTDPLLPVTAPASIDSRRVHPGGLFAAVPGRHTDGHDHAPAAIAAGAALVLASRPVAAPAVQVADVTVALGALARHVAGQLSATVIGITGSNGKTSTKDLAAQVLAHHGPVTATDGSYNNELGFPLTVLRATPDTRYLVLEMGARGRGHLGYLCDLVTPHVGVVLNVGTAHIGQYPDGQAGIAAAKSELVAGLPDADHGGLAVLNADDPLVSAMADRTRARPLWWSHHPGPTRVHARDVRLTPDGRAEFTLRTPEGAAPVTLSLTGRHHIGNALAVAATAHGLGLDTAMIAQALTDARPRSAGRMQTIVRDDGVTLIHDAYNANPDSMAAALTALASVTARRRIAVLGEMAELGEHAAHAHRHLGVLAAQAALDLLVVVGDDHAALIADAARAARDDLDIVSVRDARQAHDALHRGLHPGDLVLIKASRAARLEDLVAALNDR
- a CDS encoding winged helix-turn-helix domain-containing protein; translated protein: MADMQEWTFLTNHAHVLLCVVRDPQARLRDIAEQVGITERAAQRIMADLVEAGYLEREREGRRNRYRLHAELSLRHPMDRDTAIGELMAMLISPRNGPDQAL
- a CDS encoding proton-conducting transporter transmembrane domain-containing protein, giving the protein MLLLALVALPAVAAAAGSIRNLRPLAPVLGAGAALSATALAGVLAVSVALGGPVAMVLAAPDGRVWTGLAADHLGAIVLLLVCAISAVVQVFALRYLRGDPAAAAFAITAGALTAATAAMVAAVTLVTLAVAWSLTGAALWRLVGMYRPAPSAIDASHRTARVVIIGDVALWSGVVLAVAAWGDLDLRDQNDIAFGSAVGTAVACSLVIAAAARCAQLPWHRWLSATLAAPTPVSALLHAGVVNAGGVLLVKLSPIFGAVPAATHLAFAIGAVSAVAATAIMLTRPDVKGSLVHSTIGQMGFMLMTCALGLYAAAVVHLLAHGLFKAALFLGSGSAVQRYTQRILAPPAPRWTPARAVQVAVLAGAVAVAAVAVAIWWLPPHTGGAALLIFAAATAARLAWGWLRRHPTVGALATVVVVLPGAVIGYLGVVAAVTEFLAPSMPVAATAAVPAWLPAIVVAVPVVGALLVHRAHALGLGRWRDRLYVLALSAGQQRTHTTPGLPSRAVPAPHPRPVPLPEGAGA